A genomic segment from Herpetosiphonaceae bacterium encodes:
- the uvrA gene encoding excinuclease ABC subunit UvrA, protein MNDAIIIRGAREHNLKNIDLEIPRNRLVVITGLSGSGKSTLAFDTIFAEGQRRYVESLSAYARQFLGQLNKPDVDHIEGLSPAIAIDQKSTTRNPRSTVGTVTEIYDYLRLLFARVGTPHCPICGRTIQRQTPQQITDTILALPDGARLLLLAPLVEDKKGEHQKVIDDARKAGFVRARVDGTVYDLDEDLNLEKHRQHTIEVVVDRLIMRQPEPPVPLPDHPDRLRVADSVETALKQGGGVLIVQIVDGPELRFSEHYACPEHGALPYGPFEPRDFSFNNPRAACPTCGGLGTVLEIDPDLVIRDRSQSLAQGAIAPWWRTGRNARRYFEELLGSLAQHYGFSMDTPVGDLPPDIVSLILYGSGSTTLPLRYHVRGRVHTVETPFEGVVPYLQRRLSEATDEATSEQFTQYMSPRVCGTCNGDRLRPEPLAVTIRDANIAQVGALPIADALGWFADLAPRSAQMNTALTPRQQTIAEPIVREVRARLQFLLDVGLEYLTLDRAAATLSGGEAQRIRLATQIGSGLSGVLYVLDEPSIGLHPRDHGRLLRTIVGLRDLGNSVLVVEHDPDTMRTADYLIDIGPGAGEHGGEIIATGTPQQIMEQPQSLTGAFLSGRRSIPIPGQRRPGNGHMLVVEGAREHNLKNISVAFPLGTLICVTGVSGSGKSTLVEDILSRSLHQYFYNSRAQPGSHERILGLEHLDKVIGIDQSPIGRSPRSNPATYTKVFDPIRQLFAQTPEARARGYSAGRFSFNVKGGRCEACRGEGLVQIEMQFLPDLFVTCEVCDGTRYNRETLDIRYRGQTIADVLSMTVEEAARFFERIPAIHGRLQTLLDVGLSYLRLGQPANTLSGGEAQRIKLAGELAKRSTGRTMYILDEPTTGLHFADVEQLLRVLQRLVDAGNTVLIIEHNLDVIKSADWIVDIGPEGGAAGGEVIVAGTPETVSGHQESYTGQYLRAVL, encoded by the coding sequence ATGAATGATGCGATCATTATACGCGGCGCGCGCGAGCATAACCTCAAAAATATCGATCTTGAGATCCCGCGCAACCGGCTGGTGGTGATCACCGGCCTGTCGGGCTCCGGCAAATCGACGCTCGCCTTCGACACGATCTTTGCCGAGGGCCAGCGCCGCTACGTCGAGTCGCTGTCGGCGTACGCGCGCCAATTCCTGGGCCAGCTCAACAAGCCCGATGTCGATCATATCGAGGGGCTGTCTCCGGCGATTGCGATCGACCAAAAATCGACCACGCGCAACCCGCGCTCGACCGTCGGCACCGTCACCGAGATCTACGACTATCTGCGGCTGCTCTTCGCGCGCGTGGGCACGCCCCACTGCCCGATCTGCGGTCGGACGATCCAGCGCCAGACGCCGCAGCAGATCACCGACACGATCCTGGCGCTGCCCGACGGCGCGCGGCTGCTGCTGCTCGCGCCGCTGGTCGAGGATAAAAAAGGCGAGCATCAAAAAGTGATCGACGATGCGCGCAAGGCTGGCTTTGTGCGCGCGCGCGTGGACGGCACGGTCTACGATCTGGATGAGGATCTCAACCTCGAAAAGCACAGGCAGCACACGATCGAGGTCGTCGTCGACCGGCTGATTATGCGCCAGCCGGAGCCGCCCGTGCCGCTGCCGGACCATCCCGACCGGCTGCGCGTGGCCGATTCGGTCGAGACGGCGCTCAAGCAGGGCGGCGGCGTGCTGATCGTCCAGATCGTCGACGGCCCGGAGCTGCGCTTCTCCGAGCACTACGCCTGCCCTGAGCATGGCGCGCTGCCCTACGGCCCGTTCGAGCCGCGCGATTTCTCCTTCAACAACCCGCGCGCGGCCTGTCCCACCTGCGGCGGCCTGGGAACGGTGCTGGAGATCGATCCCGATCTGGTGATCCGCGACCGCAGCCAATCGCTGGCCCAGGGAGCGATAGCCCCCTGGTGGCGCACCGGACGCAACGCGCGGCGCTACTTCGAGGAGCTGCTGGGATCGCTGGCGCAGCACTACGGCTTCAGCATGGACACGCCCGTCGGCGATCTGCCGCCCGACATCGTTTCGCTGATCCTGTACGGCTCCGGCAGTACCACGCTGCCGCTGCGCTACCATGTGCGCGGTCGGGTGCATACCGTCGAGACGCCCTTCGAGGGCGTCGTGCCCTACCTTCAGCGTCGCCTGAGCGAGGCTACCGACGAGGCTACCAGCGAGCAGTTTACGCAGTATATGAGTCCGCGCGTCTGCGGCACCTGCAACGGCGATCGCCTGCGACCTGAGCCGCTGGCCGTCACGATCCGCGACGCCAACATCGCCCAGGTTGGCGCGCTGCCAATCGCCGACGCGCTGGGCTGGTTTGCGGATCTCGCGCCGCGCAGCGCCCAGATGAACACTGCGCTCACGCCGCGCCAGCAGACCATCGCCGAGCCGATCGTGCGCGAGGTGCGCGCCCGTCTACAATTTTTGCTCGATGTTGGCCTGGAGTATCTCACGCTCGATCGGGCTGCCGCGACGCTATCCGGCGGCGAGGCGCAGCGTATCCGGCTGGCAACCCAGATCGGATCGGGGCTGTCGGGCGTGCTCTACGTGCTGGACGAGCCAAGCATCGGCCTGCATCCGCGCGATCACGGTCGTCTGCTGCGCACGATTGTCGGGCTGCGCGACCTGGGCAACTCGGTGCTCGTAGTGGAGCACGACCCCGACACGATGCGCACCGCCGATTATCTGATCGACATCGGGCCGGGCGCGGGCGAGCACGGCGGCGAGATCATCGCCACGGGCACGCCGCAGCAGATCATGGAGCAGCCCCAGTCGCTCACGGGCGCGTTCCTCAGCGGGCGGCGGTCGATTCCGATCCCAGGCCAGCGCCGACCCGGCAACGGCCATATGCTGGTGGTCGAAGGAGCGCGCGAGCACAACCTGAAAAACATCAGCGTGGCCTTTCCGCTGGGCACGCTGATCTGCGTCACGGGCGTCTCCGGCTCCGGCAAGTCCACGCTGGTCGAGGATATTCTCTCGCGCAGCCTGCACCAGTACTTTTACAACAGCCGCGCGCAGCCGGGCAGCCACGAGCGCATCCTGGGCCTGGAGCATCTCGACAAGGTGATCGGCATCGACCAATCGCCGATCGGACGCTCGCCGCGCTCCAATCCGGCGACCTACACCAAAGTCTTCGATCCGATCCGCCAGCTCTTTGCCCAGACGCCTGAGGCGCGGGCGCGCGGCTACAGCGCCGGACGCTTCTCGTTCAACGTCAAAGGCGGGCGCTGCGAGGCGTGCCGGGGCGAGGGTCTGGTCCAGATTGAAATGCAATTCCTGCCCGATCTCTTCGTCACCTGCGAGGTCTGCGACGGCACGCGCTACAACCGCGAGACGCTCGACATTCGCTATCGCGGCCAGACCATCGCCGACGTGCTGAGCATGACCGTCGAGGAGGCCGCGCGATTCTTCGAGCGTATTCCGGCGATCCACGGCAGGCTGCAAACGCTGCTCGACGTTGGGCTGAGCTACCTGCGGCTGGGACAGCCCGCCAACACGCTGTCGGGCGGCGAGGCGCAGCGGATCAAGCTGGCGGGCGAGCTGGCGAAGCGCTCGACGGGACGCACCATGTACATCCTTGACGAGCCGACCACCGGGCTGCACTTCGCCGACGTGGAGCAGTTGCTTCGAGTGCTCCAGCGGCTGGTCGACGCCGGAAATACCGTGCTGATCATCGAGCATAACCTCGACGTGATCAAAAGCGCCGACTGGATCGTCGACATTGGCCCTGAGGGCGGCGCGGCAGGCGGGGAGGTCATCGTCGCGGGAACGCCCGAAACCGTCAGCGGGCATCAGGAATCATACACCGGGCAGTACTTGCGGGCGGTGCTCTAG
- a CDS encoding serine hydrolase: MRPFHPLSACLLGLALIVPAASTATPLHGVAPSPDIAMRWAADDAPIANGDVSQTWTWGPQIFRSGAESYAEAPSQTRNVWYLDKARMEVTRPDADPDETWFVTSGLLARELISGQMQVGDAAYEAREPAAVPVAGDLDVPAEQTITYIDLRPLASLNNDQRAPSRVDYDAIVTEVVGKGGVVRQDERLLGYDVHLRAYDDVLGHNIPDVFTTALPSDQLLYIAGRPLTEPYWATVMVNRVPQDVLVQAFERRVLTYTPANPEGWRVEWGNVGRQYAQWRYGTAEDGATFDPSSALDANPTIRKLEELSPAAAQIALERSGLVGAAVLDLKSGDLYSIGGTRAFPMYSTAKVPIMVGVLNKAIREKRGVAGWEDRLLRSMIQQSSNDAATNLFIHVGGAGPLERYLRSIGIQNTNINPDGWGASTTTAQDMARLMTKLANCTILNAKLCHYALELMRGVTPGQRWGVSAGVPDGLSVAVKNGWYPEDEGWAINSVGYIKGQRKRYAIAVYTRPNPSMRYGIDTIEAISAKIYPALP, from the coding sequence GTGCGTCCGTTTCACCCCCTCAGCGCGTGTCTTCTTGGATTGGCCCTGATCGTTCCCGCAGCCAGCACCGCCACACCGCTGCATGGAGTCGCGCCATCACCCGATATTGCCATGCGCTGGGCTGCCGACGACGCTCCGATCGCCAATGGCGACGTGAGCCAAACGTGGACCTGGGGGCCGCAAATCTTTCGGAGTGGAGCAGAATCGTACGCCGAAGCGCCGTCGCAGACCCGCAACGTCTGGTATCTCGACAAGGCGCGTATGGAAGTGACCCGGCCAGACGCGGACCCGGATGAGACATGGTTTGTGACATCAGGGCTGCTTGCGCGCGAGCTGATCAGCGGCCAGATGCAGGTGGGCGATGCGGCGTACGAAGCCCGCGAGCCAGCCGCCGTGCCCGTCGCGGGCGACCTCGACGTGCCTGCGGAGCAGACGATCACCTATATCGATCTCAGGCCGCTGGCCTCGTTGAACAACGACCAGCGCGCGCCGTCGCGGGTCGACTACGATGCGATCGTGACGGAGGTTGTCGGCAAGGGCGGCGTGGTGCGCCAGGACGAGCGCCTGCTCGGCTACGATGTTCATCTGCGCGCCTACGATGATGTGCTTGGGCATAATATCCCCGATGTCTTCACCACCGCGCTGCCCTCGGACCAACTGCTGTACATCGCGGGCCGACCGCTCACCGAGCCATACTGGGCCACGGTCATGGTCAACCGGGTGCCGCAGGATGTGCTGGTGCAGGCATTCGAGCGCCGCGTGCTGACCTACACGCCCGCCAACCCCGAAGGCTGGCGCGTCGAGTGGGGCAACGTCGGGCGACAGTACGCGCAGTGGCGCTACGGCACCGCCGAGGATGGCGCGACCTTCGATCCCAGCAGCGCGCTCGACGCCAACCCGACGATTCGCAAGCTGGAAGAGCTATCGCCAGCGGCGGCGCAGATCGCGCTGGAGCGCAGCGGCCTGGTTGGAGCCGCCGTGCTGGATCTGAAAAGCGGCGATCTGTACAGCATCGGCGGGACGCGCGCGTTTCCAATGTACAGCACGGCCAAAGTGCCGATCATGGTCGGCGTGCTCAACAAAGCCATCCGCGAAAAACGCGGAGTCGCGGGCTGGGAGGATCGCCTGCTGCGCTCGATGATCCAGCAGAGCAGCAACGACGCGGCGACCAATCTGTTCATCCACGTTGGCGGCGCAGGGCCGCTTGAGCGCTATCTGCGCTCGATCGGGATTCAAAACACCAACATCAACCCCGACGGCTGGGGTGCCAGCACCACGACCGCGCAGGACATGGCCCGGCTGATGACCAAGCTCGCCAACTGCACGATCTTGAACGCGAAGCTGTGCCATTACGCGCTGGAATTGATGCGCGGCGTGACGCCGGGGCAGCGCTGGGGCGTGAGCGCGGGCGTGCCCGATGGGCTGTCGGTGGCGGTCAAAAACGGCTGGTATCCCGAAGACGAAGGCTGGGCGATCAACTCGGTCGGCTATATCAAAGGCCAGCGCAAGCGCTACGCCATCGCCGTGTATACCCGGCCCAATCCATCCATGCGCTACGGCATTGACACGATCGAGGCGATCTCGGCCAAGATCTACCCGGCGCTGCCATAA
- a CDS encoding 4-vinyl reductase, whose protein sequence is MASANPSVQETELEPRFYPNKIARLALLSLEDVMGRNGVNALLNLAGTKHLVNSYPANDYKREFPFRDLAAIMEAMETMYGVRGARGMELRAGRYAFNLGLKEFGPLLGVGDLALKLMPMTIKMKITLNLTAQTFARFSDQPTRVEERKGQFMYIIEKCPVCWGRSTDRPCCYIAQGILEEALNWVTGGRNFKVQQIECRAMGSNECVWAIDKEPID, encoded by the coding sequence ATGGCATCGGCGAATCCGAGTGTGCAGGAAACAGAACTCGAGCCACGTTTTTACCCGAATAAAATTGCGCGCCTGGCCCTGCTGAGTCTTGAAGATGTTATGGGGCGAAACGGCGTGAACGCGCTGCTGAATCTGGCAGGCACCAAACATCTCGTCAACAGCTACCCCGCCAACGATTACAAGCGCGAGTTTCCCTTCCGTGACCTCGCGGCGATCATGGAGGCGATGGAAACCATGTACGGCGTGCGTGGCGCGCGCGGGATGGAGCTTCGAGCGGGGCGTTATGCCTTTAATCTCGGTCTGAAAGAGTTCGGCCCGCTGCTTGGCGTCGGCGATCTGGCGCTTAAGCTGATGCCGATGACCATCAAAATGAAGATCACGCTGAACCTGACGGCGCAGACCTTTGCCCGCTTCTCCGATCAGCCCACGCGCGTCGAAGAGCGCAAAGGCCAGTTCATGTATATCATCGAAAAATGCCCGGTCTGCTGGGGCCGAAGCACCGACCGGCCATGCTGCTACATCGCGCAGGGCATCCTCGAAGAGGCGCTGAACTGGGTCACGGGTGGCCGTAACTTCAAGGTCCAGCAGATCGAGTGCCGTGCTATGGGCAGCAACGAGTGCGTCTGGGCGATCGATAAAGAGCCGATCGACTAG
- the hutH gene encoding histidine ammonia-lyase, with protein sequence MQTILLDGEHLTIEAVVQAARDTTARVGITEAACGRMERSRAAVDRFVAEGAVIYGITTGFGKFQDRVIPSDEVEQLQRNIVMSHAVGTGPLLDPDVVRAMILVRANTLAKGVSGIRPLVVERLLDLLHHDLIPLVPAQGSLGSSGDLAPLAHIALVLIGMGEAQLKGTQMPGAEALAAVGWEPLTLQAKEGLALTNGTALMAGLGALVIHDSEVVCRTADVAAALSFEAMAGVPMALDPRIHAARPHPRQMECAAFLRRVLDGSALLWGGQGGQQRAEQNVANLPPHLQPAGWKVQDAYSLRCTPQVHGAVRDSVAYARWAIEIELNSATDNPLIFVDEAGQVEALSGGNFHGEPLALALDYLALGLTELGNISERRLARLLDPARHGGLLPPFLIEHGGLNSGLMLVQYTAAALASENKVLAHPASADTIPTSAGQEDHNSMGATAARQAHAVLCNLQTIVACEALAACQAIDLRWKLYPEHTREMLNLGRGTAAAYALIRQHVPFLEADAVLYPYIEAVRRLVASGALCNVVETALAGE encoded by the coding sequence ATGCAAACGATATTGCTCGACGGCGAGCATTTGACGATTGAGGCTGTGGTTCAGGCTGCCCGCGATACGACCGCGCGCGTCGGGATCACCGAGGCGGCTTGCGGGCGCATGGAGCGCTCGCGCGCGGCGGTGGATCGCTTTGTCGCGGAGGGCGCGGTGATCTACGGTATTACGACGGGCTTCGGCAAGTTTCAAGATCGGGTGATACCCAGCGACGAGGTCGAGCAGCTTCAGCGCAACATCGTGATGAGCCACGCGGTGGGCACCGGGCCGCTGCTGGACCCGGATGTCGTTCGCGCGATGATTCTGGTGCGCGCCAATACGCTGGCGAAAGGCGTCTCCGGCATTCGTCCGCTGGTCGTCGAGCGCCTGCTGGATCTGCTGCACCATGATCTGATCCCGCTCGTGCCCGCTCAGGGCTCGCTCGGCTCGTCGGGCGATCTCGCGCCGCTGGCGCATATCGCGCTGGTGCTGATCGGCATGGGCGAGGCGCAGCTCAAGGGCACGCAGATGCCGGGCGCGGAGGCACTCGCGGCGGTCGGGTGGGAGCCGCTGACCTTGCAGGCGAAGGAGGGGCTGGCGCTCACGAATGGGACCGCGCTGATGGCGGGCCTGGGCGCGCTGGTGATTCACGACTCCGAGGTCGTGTGCCGCACCGCCGATGTTGCCGCCGCGCTGTCGTTCGAGGCGATGGCGGGCGTGCCGATGGCGCTCGATCCACGGATTCACGCGGCGCGTCCGCATCCCCGGCAGATGGAGTGCGCGGCGTTTCTGCGGCGGGTGCTCGACGGCAGCGCGCTGCTGTGGGGCGGTCAGGGCGGTCAGCAGCGCGCCGAGCAGAATGTCGCCAACCTGCCGCCGCATCTGCAACCGGCGGGCTGGAAGGTGCAGGATGCCTACTCGCTGCGCTGCACGCCACAGGTGCATGGTGCCGTCCGCGATAGCGTGGCCTATGCGCGCTGGGCGATCGAGATCGAGCTTAATAGTGCTACCGATAATCCACTTATTTTCGTCGATGAGGCGGGGCAGGTCGAGGCGCTCTCCGGCGGCAATTTTCACGGCGAGCCGCTGGCGCTGGCACTGGACTATCTGGCGCTGGGTCTGACCGAGCTGGGCAATATCTCCGAGCGGCGTCTGGCGCGGCTGCTCGATCCGGCGCGGCATGGCGGGCTGCTGCCGCCGTTTTTGATCGAGCACGGCGGCCTGAACTCAGGGCTGATGCTGGTGCAGTACACGGCAGCCGCGCTGGCCTCCGAAAACAAAGTGCTGGCGCATCCTGCCAGCGCCGACACGATCCCCACTTCGGCGGGCCAGGAAGATCATAACAGCATGGGCGCGACCGCCGCGCGGCAGGCGCACGCGGTGCTGTGCAACCTCCAGACGATCGTGGCGTGCGAGGCGCTGGCGGCGTGCCAGGCGATCGATCTGCGCTGGAAGCTCTACCCTGAGCATACCCGCGAGATGCTCAACCTTGGCCGTGGCACCGCCGCCGCCTACGCGCTGATCCGGCAGCACGTGCCCTTTCTGGAGGCCGACGCGGTGCTGTATCCTTATATCGAGGCGGTGCGGCGGCTGGTGGCGAGCGGCGCGCTATGTAACGTCGTCGAGACGGCGCTGGCAGGGGAATAA
- a CDS encoding response regulator, which translates to MSKDTLLIVEDAPDIQTLLKIYFSSQGYEVFAAGRGSDALELVRKQLPNLVLLDVNLPDMLGYDIGKAIRANARTRHIPIIFLTARTEKQDIMVGLGEVEAEAYIAKPFDIELLHLEVRNTLKRARQKNQTHPVTNLPTADAVNDQLRGLLTRKGWTLSLMRIEHFDSFTQGYGTVSGEEVLKFMALLLNDVVGEMGQAEDFTGQMVTGPEFVLISDPDSSRAVARRLAERFDAEISLHYNYRDRKNGAMKLADGDGNEQTVPFMSLAIGLLDDTRGPFYDIRELTESAEAVRQNARSTVTATGKSAAVVA; encoded by the coding sequence GTGTCTAAGGATACGCTGCTCATCGTCGAAGACGCACCCGACATTCAAACATTGCTCAAAATCTACTTCTCATCGCAAGGCTACGAGGTCTTTGCCGCGGGACGGGGCAGCGACGCGCTGGAGCTGGTTCGCAAACAGTTGCCGAATCTGGTGCTGCTCGACGTGAACCTGCCCGACATGCTCGGCTATGACATCGGCAAGGCGATCCGCGCGAACGCGCGCACCCGGCATATCCCGATTATCTTCCTGACGGCGCGCACCGAAAAGCAAGACATCATGGTCGGTCTGGGCGAGGTCGAGGCCGAGGCCTATATCGCCAAGCCCTTCGACATCGAGCTGCTGCATCTTGAGGTGCGCAACACGCTCAAGCGGGCGCGGCAGAAGAACCAGACGCATCCAGTGACGAACCTGCCGACCGCCGATGCGGTCAACGATCAGCTTCGCGGCCTGCTGACGCGCAAGGGCTGGACGCTCTCGCTGATGCGCATCGAGCACTTCGACTCGTTTACCCAGGGCTACGGCACCGTCAGCGGCGAGGAGGTGCTCAAGTTTATGGCGCTGCTGCTGAACGATGTCGTGGGCGAGATGGGACAGGCGGAAGATTTTACCGGCCAGATGGTGACAGGGCCGGAGTTTGTGCTGATCTCCGATCCCGACAGCAGCCGCGCGGTAGCCCGGCGGCTGGCCGAGCGCTTCGACGCCGAGATCAGCCTGCACTACAACTACCGCGACCGCAAGAACGGCGCGATGAAGCTGGCCGACGGCGACGGCAACGAACAGACCGTGCCGTTTATGTCGCTGGCAATCGGGCTGCTCGACGACACCAGGGGGCCGTTCTACGACATCCGCGAACTAACCGAATCTGCTGAAGCTGTGCGCCAGAATGCACGTTCCACGGTAACTGCGACTGGCAAGAGCGCGGCGGTCGTCGCCTAA
- a CDS encoding multidrug transporter produces the protein MKRVVVRTSTPIAPFSEPARELRILNKPLWLLQRDLLARYCQSTIEIEVGEPLPDSNEELLVHSDNQFFNELLIDSFIAEARKSGRACQLAFALDDKAITTHALALQESIRQEGDAYIADLFYYPHGPHETPKPLVIATEPREMGYYHIPSYMAPNHGDLTFQIPLRAFLVIEHWVHVFLANSPFGVFAWARKTEQEVEQSWRAKLKVSARALWERKHFLQCSALVKVGKNCSIDPTAIIQGPTIIGNNVHIGAGAVVVSSLIGNNATVMQGSQVMLSVVSDRCYLPFNAGLFMTTLMDNSMVAQLSCLQMCVVGRNTFIGAGNIFTDFDLMGKPIKTMWKGQLHEIGLPVIGSAVGHNVKIGSGFVIYPARMIESDTVLAYADDHAVIPKNVPSGIYTRPPVFYPDRDPRVQMHDSLDGSFQS, from the coding sequence ATGAAGCGCGTCGTTGTGCGTACATCTACCCCAATCGCGCCCTTTAGCGAACCGGCGCGAGAGCTGCGCATCCTCAATAAGCCGCTGTGGCTCTTACAGCGCGACTTGCTGGCTCGCTATTGCCAAAGCACGATCGAGATCGAGGTCGGCGAGCCGCTGCCCGACAGCAACGAGGAGCTGCTGGTCCATAGTGACAACCAGTTCTTCAACGAGCTGCTGATCGATAGCTTCATCGCCGAGGCGCGCAAGAGCGGCAGGGCTTGCCAGCTTGCGTTTGCCCTGGACGACAAAGCGATTACCACGCATGCGCTTGCCCTGCAAGAGTCGATCCGGCAGGAGGGCGATGCTTATATCGCCGATCTGTTCTACTACCCGCACGGGCCACACGAGACGCCAAAGCCGCTGGTGATCGCCACCGAGCCGCGCGAGATGGGCTACTACCATATCCCCTCGTACATGGCTCCCAACCACGGCGATCTGACCTTCCAGATCCCGCTGCGGGCCTTTCTGGTGATCGAGCACTGGGTGCATGTGTTCCTGGCGAACTCGCCGTTCGGCGTCTTTGCCTGGGCGCGCAAGACCGAGCAGGAGGTCGAGCAGAGCTGGCGGGCCAAGCTCAAAGTCAGCGCCCGCGCGCTCTGGGAGCGCAAACACTTTCTACAATGCTCGGCGCTGGTCAAAGTCGGCAAGAACTGCTCGATCGACCCGACGGCGATCATCCAGGGGCCGACGATCATCGGCAACAACGTGCATATCGGCGCGGGCGCGGTCGTCGTGTCCAGCCTGATCGGCAACAATGCCACGGTGATGCAGGGCTCGCAGGTGATGCTGAGCGTCGTGTCGGATCGCTGCTACCTGCCGTTCAACGCCGGGCTGTTCATGACCACGCTCATGGATAACTCGATGGTCGCGCAGCTTAGCTGCCTGCAAATGTGCGTGGTCGGGCGCAATACGTTTATCGGTGCCGGGAATATTTTTACCGACTTCGACCTGATGGGCAAGCCGATCAAAACGATGTGGAAAGGCCAGCTCCACGAGATCGGCCTCCCGGTGATCGGCTCGGCGGTCGGGCATAACGTCAAGATCGGATCGGGCTTTGTGATCTACCCGGCCCGCATGATCGAGTCCGACACCGTGCTGGCCTACGCCGACGACCACGCGGTGATCCCGAAGAATGTTCCGAGCGGCATTTACACGCGACCGCCGGTTTTCTACCCCGACCGTGATCCGCGTGTGCAAATGCACGACTCACTGGATGGATCGTTTCAGTCCTAA